From Algoriphagus sp. NG3, the proteins below share one genomic window:
- a CDS encoding HmuY family protein codes for MKQYRFLTLTALLAGVTLLSSCNDDDAPEPVIIPPTESGLIEVDGGGATYPNTAYIQFRTGTQTAVARESWDLAFAAGSDFKVLINGTTGAMTSATGETDINAVSAEDMSAADSAALVLTHTNLVGIEHVDDASNPLSSPAISAISATEGSNEVYILSRGASAVDAKPLKKIRIIRNGEGYTLQHADADAATFTSVDITKDSDLNFVYFSFENGIVDVEPGKAAWDIVWTAGTSSTPFPQATNGTLAYFYQDLVFHNIYGGSAVAEVLEEDIAYESFTEQEAQVLTFSTTDRLTIGSNWRTTMPSPGEIKQDRYYIVKDTEENIYKVRFLSLTKDGERGRPSLEFELVSEE; via the coding sequence ATGAAACAGTATCGATTTCTAACTCTTACAGCCCTATTGGCTGGCGTAACGCTCCTTTCATCTTGCAATGATGATGATGCTCCAGAACCAGTAATTATACCACCCACTGAATCCGGTCTGATCGAAGTAGATGGTGGCGGAGCTACCTATCCAAATACAGCTTACATCCAGTTCCGTACCGGAACACAAACCGCGGTAGCCAGAGAATCTTGGGATCTTGCCTTTGCTGCGGGATCTGACTTCAAAGTCCTGATCAACGGCACCACGGGCGCCATGACTTCTGCTACCGGAGAAACTGATATCAATGCAGTATCCGCTGAGGATATGAGTGCAGCGGACTCGGCTGCCCTTGTTTTGACCCACACTAACCTTGTTGGAATAGAACATGTGGACGATGCGTCTAACCCGCTTTCGAGTCCAGCGATTTCCGCAATAAGTGCTACGGAAGGAAGTAATGAAGTTTATATTCTTTCACGAGGTGCCAGCGCAGTCGATGCAAAACCTCTTAAGAAAATCAGAATCATCAGAAACGGTGAAGGCTATACGCTTCAGCATGCGGATGCAGATGCTGCTACTTTTACCTCGGTAGATATTACGAAGGACAGCGATCTAAATTTTGTTTATTTCAGCTTTGAAAATGGAATTGTTGATGTAGAGCCTGGTAAAGCTGCATGGGATATTGTTTGGACAGCAGGCACATCTTCTACTCCATTTCCTCAAGCCACAAATGGGACTTTGGCTTACTTCTATCAGGATCTGGTTTTTCACAATATATATGGCGGATCAGCTGTCGCAGAAGTACTCGAAGAGGACATTGCTTATGAAAGCTTTACGGAACAAGAAGCTCAAGTCTTGACTTTCAGTACAACTGATAGGCTTACTATCGGTTCAAATTGGAGAACAACAATGCCATCTCCAGGAGAAATCAAACAAGATCGATATTACATAGTAAAAGACACCGAAGAGAACATCTACAAAGTTAGATTCCTATCTCTAACAAAAGACGGAGAACGAGGCAGACCAAGCTTAGAATTTGAGCTTGTCTCCGAAGAATAA
- a CDS encoding D-alanine--D-alanine ligase encodes MKRKIALVTGGYTGESVISLKSAAVVEKTIDRDLYDVYKILIYPGDWHFLSVSGEKIPVDLNDFSIRIGDDKITFDGVFNILHGSPGEDGKLAGYFDMIGLPYTTCDQLSSAITMNKGYTKAIVDDIEELHIAKSLQLFENSAANLQRVEDELTLPLFIKPNNGGSSIGMSKVKTWEELPEALEKAFAEDKQVLVEEFISGREFSIGSYKGKGEITVLPATEIVSSKEFFDFEAKYVAGVTNEITPGRMNEEEIARVNRIIPKIYAKLNCKGAIRVDYFLQHETGKFYFIEVNTVPGQTETSLISQQVKAVGMEVKDFYTELIEEMFSY; translated from the coding sequence ATGAAGAGAAAAATTGCCCTGGTGACTGGTGGATATACTGGAGAATCTGTGATTTCGCTGAAAAGTGCCGCTGTGGTGGAAAAGACCATCGATCGTGATCTTTACGACGTTTACAAAATCCTGATTTATCCTGGAGATTGGCATTTTCTTTCCGTTTCTGGAGAAAAAATCCCGGTAGACCTGAATGACTTCAGCATCCGGATTGGAGATGATAAAATCACTTTTGACGGAGTCTTCAACATCCTTCATGGTTCACCGGGAGAAGACGGTAAACTTGCAGGCTATTTCGATATGATCGGCCTTCCTTATACTACTTGCGACCAACTGAGTTCTGCTATCACGATGAACAAGGGTTACACCAAAGCCATTGTGGATGACATCGAGGAGCTTCACATTGCCAAGTCACTTCAACTTTTTGAAAATTCAGCAGCAAATCTCCAGCGGGTGGAAGATGAGTTGACATTACCGCTTTTCATCAAGCCTAACAACGGTGGAAGCTCTATAGGAATGAGTAAGGTAAAAACCTGGGAAGAATTGCCGGAAGCCTTGGAAAAAGCTTTTGCAGAGGACAAACAGGTCTTGGTGGAAGAATTCATATCCGGTCGTGAATTCTCAATCGGCAGCTATAAGGGAAAAGGAGAAATCACCGTCCTTCCAGCAACTGAGATCGTCAGCAGCAAAGAGTTTTTTGACTTCGAAGCCAAATACGTAGCAGGAGTCACCAATGAAATCACCCCAGGGAGAATGAATGAAGAAGAGATCGCCCGGGTTAATCGTATCATTCCGAAGATATACGCTAAACTCAACTGCAAAGGAGCAATCAGGGTAGATTACTTCCTCCAACATGAGACAGGGAAATTTTACTTTATAGAAGTAAATACCGTTCCCGGCCAAACTGAAACCAGCTTGATCTCCCAGCAAGTGAAAGCTGTAGGAATGGAAGTGAAGGATTTCTATACCGAGCTGATAGAGGAGATGTTTTCATATTAA
- the metK gene encoding methionine adenosyltransferase yields MAYLFTSESVSEGHPDKIADQISDALIDNFLAFDPNSKVACETLVTTGQVILAGEVNSDIYLDVQKIARDVINRIGYTKSEYMFEGNSCGVLSAIHEQSSEINQGVVRQSPEEQGAGDQGMMFGYATNETENYMPLALDLSHMILRELADLRRENKDITYIRPDSKAQVTIEYSDENVPQRIEAIVVSTQHDDFDEEEKMLAKIKSDIISILIPRVVAKLKPEIQKLFTSEIKYHINPTGKFVIGGPHGDTGLTGRKIIVDTYGGKGAHGGGAFSGKDPSKVDRSAAYATRHIAKNMVAAGLADEVLVQVSYAIGVAKPMGIYINTYGTAKVDMNDGAIAKKIEELFDMRPYAIEQRLKLRNPIYEETAAYGHMGRTNEVVTKTFYSPYRDEIKLDVELFTWEKLDYVDRIKKAFEL; encoded by the coding sequence ATGGCATATCTATTTACCTCAGAGTCCGTTTCTGAGGGGCATCCGGATAAAATCGCAGATCAAATCTCTGACGCGTTAATTGACAATTTTTTAGCCTTCGACCCAAATTCTAAAGTAGCCTGTGAAACTCTCGTGACCACCGGCCAGGTGATTTTGGCTGGGGAGGTTAATTCGGATATTTACCTTGATGTGCAGAAAATAGCACGTGATGTGATCAATAGAATCGGTTATACGAAGAGTGAGTACATGTTTGAGGGAAATTCCTGCGGGGTGCTTTCTGCTATCCATGAGCAGTCTTCAGAGATCAACCAAGGCGTAGTCCGTCAGAGTCCAGAGGAGCAAGGTGCAGGTGATCAGGGAATGATGTTCGGGTATGCTACCAACGAAACTGAAAACTACATGCCTTTGGCGTTGGATCTTTCGCATATGATCCTGCGTGAATTGGCTGATTTGAGAAGAGAAAATAAAGATATCACCTATATACGCCCTGATTCTAAGGCACAGGTCACCATAGAATACAGCGATGAAAATGTTCCGCAGCGGATCGAAGCAATTGTGGTTTCTACTCAGCACGATGACTTTGACGAGGAAGAAAAAATGCTTGCCAAAATCAAGTCTGATATCATTTCTATCTTGATCCCTAGAGTAGTTGCTAAGCTAAAGCCAGAAATCCAGAAACTATTTACTTCTGAGATTAAATACCACATCAACCCAACCGGAAAGTTTGTTATCGGTGGACCGCACGGGGATACAGGTTTGACAGGTAGAAAAATCATAGTAGATACCTATGGCGGCAAAGGTGCTCACGGTGGAGGGGCATTCTCCGGAAAAGATCCTTCAAAAGTTGACCGCTCTGCTGCTTATGCTACGCGCCATATTGCCAAGAATATGGTAGCAGCTGGTCTTGCAGATGAGGTTTTGGTACAGGTGTCTTACGCTATTGGAGTGGCTAAGCCAATGGGTATTTACATCAATACCTATGGAACTGCCAAAGTAGATATGAACGATGGTGCAATAGCGAAGAAAATAGAAGAGCTCTTCGATATGCGTCCTTATGCGATCGAGCAGCGCTTGAAGCTTAGAAATCCTATCTATGAGGAAACAGCTGCTTATGGACACATGGGAAGAACTAACGAGGTGGTCACGAAGACCTTCTATTCTCCTTATAGGGATGAGATCAAACTTGACGTTGAGTTATTCACTTGGGAAAAACTGGACTACGTGGATAGGATCAAAAAAGCATTCGAACTATAA
- a CDS encoding GIY-YIG nuclease family protein codes for MKNYFVYILKCFDTTFYTGVTNNLDRRLAEHNFGFDPLCYTAKRRPLELVFFQEFQEIHQAIAFEKQIKGWSRRKN; via the coding sequence ATGAAAAACTATTTTGTTTACATTCTTAAATGCTTCGATACCACTTTCTACACAGGAGTTACAAATAATTTAGATAGGCGATTGGCTGAACATAACTTTGGCTTTGATCCCCTATGCTATACTGCAAAGAGAAGGCCTTTAGAGCTTGTCTTTTTTCAGGAATTTCAAGAAATCCACCAAGCAATTGCCTTCGAAAAACAAATCAAAGGATGGAGTAGAAGAAAAAACTAG
- a CDS encoding C40 family peptidase translates to MLRKEFRFTAFFLVLGLMLATSCASKRKASSEPFNTVIQTARSYTGTPYRYGGTTRAGMDCSALVYHSFYSVGVTMPRISADQSKMGKSIRTNEIRPGDVLFFATGKRRKQVTHSGIVTETPRGDVRFIHSSTSLGVSEDYLSNNYWSKAFLFARRVLD, encoded by the coding sequence ATGCTGCGCAAAGAATTCCGTTTTACCGCTTTTTTTCTCGTTTTGGGATTGATGCTTGCAACCTCTTGCGCATCCAAAAGAAAAGCATCCAGTGAGCCTTTCAACACCGTCATCCAAACTGCCAGAAGTTATACAGGAACTCCTTACCGCTATGGCGGTACCACCCGGGCAGGAATGGATTGCTCCGCTTTAGTTTATCATTCTTTTTATTCCGTTGGAGTTACGATGCCAAGGATCTCAGCAGATCAAAGTAAAATGGGCAAAAGTATCCGTACCAATGAGATCAGGCCTGGGGATGTCTTGTTTTTTGCCACAGGCAAAAGGAGGAAGCAAGTCACCCACTCGGGAATTGTGACGGAAACTCCACGTGGAGATGTACGATTTATACATTCTTCTACCTCACTTGGAGTGTCGGAGGATTACCTGAGCAATAATTATTGGTCAAAGGCATTTTTATTTGCGAGACGAGTGCTGGATTGA